A genome region from Microbacterium sp. CGR2 includes the following:
- a CDS encoding molybdenum cofactor biosynthesis protein B produces MTTLPAHVITVSDRSFAGEREDRSGPIAVGLLRDAGWHCPDPEVVADGADSVADALRRAVARGVRLIVTTGGTGVSPRDLTPEGTSRVITREIPGIAEELRRSGLADTPLSVLSRGLAGIVDPEGALIVNLPGSARAVSFGVPVVLGVAAHIVDQVKGGDHT; encoded by the coding sequence ATGACGACGCTCCCCGCGCACGTGATCACCGTTTCCGACCGATCGTTCGCGGGCGAGCGCGAGGATCGCAGCGGACCGATCGCCGTCGGCCTGCTCCGGGATGCCGGATGGCACTGCCCCGATCCTGAAGTGGTGGCCGACGGCGCCGACTCGGTGGCGGATGCTCTGCGCAGAGCCGTCGCCCGCGGCGTCCGGTTGATCGTCACCACCGGCGGTACCGGCGTGAGCCCGCGGGACCTGACGCCGGAGGGCACGAGCAGAGTCATCACTCGGGAGATCCCGGGGATCGCAGAAGAGCTGCGGCGCAGCGGTCTGGCCGACACGCCCCTGTCTGTGCTGTCCCGCGGCCTCGCCGGCATCGTCGACCCCGAGGGCGCGCTGATCGTGAACCTCCCCGGTTCGGCGCGCGCCGTGTCCTTCGGAGTTCCCGTCGTGCTCGGCGTCGCCGCGCACATCGTCGATCAGGTCAAGGGTGGAGATCACACATGA
- the kdpB gene encoding potassium-transporting ATPase subunit KdpB, translated as MSIDTTSPAAARDVSSRSARSTTETESKPARAFGWSQLVEAGPGAVRKLNPAALARNPVMMLVWVGAAFTTVLAVAEPFLGGPADSGGTPIPAPFTWGIAVWLWLTVFFANVAESVAEGRGKAQAASLRETRTSTQARQVVGYDQKADAAAEHAETVQVSSAELQRDDVVVVSAGELVPGDGDIIAGIATVDESAITGESAPVVRESGGDRSAVTGGTRVLSDRIVVRITSKPGETFVDRMIALVEGASRQRTPNEIALNILLASLSIVFVVVVLALNPIAAYAASPVSIPVLIALLVCLIPTTIGALLSAIGIAGMDRLVQRNVLAMSGRAVEAAGDVTTLLLDKTGTITYGNRRAHEVLPLPGVDADELLRVAALSSLADPTPEGASIVQLAEAHDIRVEQPADAVVVPFTAQTRMSGLDLADGTQIRKGAASAVAAWLGLDEVDQELSTRTDAVAQSGGTPLVVAVVPASPAAAHLSGESTHVGPDAANRADIREISRQVARNNREGARVLGVVHLKDIVKDGLRARFEELRSMGIRTVMITGDNPLTAKAIAAEAGVDDFLAEATPEDKLALIRREQEGGRLVAMTGDGTNDAPALAQADVGVAMNTGTSAAKEAGNMVDLDSDPTKLIDIVRIGKQLLITRGALTTFSLANDVAKYFAIIPAMFMGIFPGLAALNVMQLHSPASAVTSAIIFNAIVIVFLIPLALRGVKYRPASASQILQRNLLIYGLGGVVAPFVGIKLIDLLMSLIPGF; from the coding sequence ATGTCCATCGACACCACCTCTCCTGCCGCCGCACGTGACGTTTCGTCTCGCTCCGCTCGCTCAACGACCGAGACCGAGTCGAAACCTGCCCGCGCCTTCGGCTGGTCGCAACTCGTCGAGGCGGGGCCCGGCGCGGTGCGCAAACTCAACCCCGCCGCCCTCGCCCGCAATCCCGTGATGATGCTGGTGTGGGTGGGCGCCGCCTTCACCACCGTGCTCGCCGTCGCCGAACCGTTCTTGGGCGGGCCCGCCGATTCCGGAGGCACGCCCATCCCGGCGCCGTTCACCTGGGGAATCGCCGTCTGGTTGTGGCTCACGGTGTTCTTCGCCAACGTCGCCGAGTCGGTGGCGGAAGGCCGCGGCAAGGCCCAGGCCGCGAGTCTGCGCGAGACCCGGACGAGCACCCAGGCACGACAGGTCGTCGGCTACGACCAGAAGGCGGATGCGGCCGCCGAGCATGCCGAGACGGTGCAGGTCTCGTCGGCAGAGCTGCAGCGAGACGACGTCGTCGTCGTGTCCGCGGGTGAGCTCGTCCCCGGTGACGGCGACATCATCGCCGGGATCGCGACGGTCGACGAATCCGCGATCACCGGTGAGAGCGCCCCGGTCGTCCGCGAGTCCGGCGGTGATCGCAGCGCCGTCACCGGCGGAACCCGGGTGCTGTCGGACCGCATCGTGGTGCGCATCACCTCGAAGCCGGGAGAGACCTTCGTCGACCGGATGATCGCTCTCGTCGAGGGCGCGAGTCGGCAGCGCACGCCGAACGAGATCGCCCTCAACATCCTGCTCGCGAGCCTGTCGATCGTGTTCGTCGTGGTGGTCCTCGCGCTTAACCCGATCGCCGCGTATGCCGCGTCTCCCGTGAGCATCCCGGTGCTGATCGCACTGCTGGTGTGTCTCATCCCCACGACCATCGGCGCCCTGCTGTCGGCCATCGGCATCGCGGGCATGGACCGGCTCGTGCAGCGCAACGTCCTGGCGATGTCGGGGCGAGCGGTCGAAGCCGCGGGCGACGTCACCACGCTGCTGCTCGACAAGACGGGCACGATCACGTACGGCAACCGGCGAGCGCACGAGGTGCTTCCCCTCCCCGGTGTCGATGCCGACGAGCTGCTGCGGGTCGCCGCGCTCTCGTCGCTCGCAGATCCCACCCCCGAGGGCGCCTCGATCGTCCAGCTCGCCGAGGCTCACGACATCCGGGTCGAGCAGCCGGCGGATGCGGTCGTGGTGCCCTTCACCGCCCAGACCCGCATGAGCGGCCTCGACCTTGCCGACGGCACACAGATCCGCAAGGGTGCGGCGTCCGCGGTGGCGGCGTGGCTCGGTCTCGACGAGGTGGACCAGGAACTCAGCACCAGAACGGATGCTGTCGCCCAGAGCGGCGGCACACCTCTCGTCGTCGCGGTCGTCCCCGCGAGTCCTGCGGCGGCACACTTGTCGGGAGAAAGTACACATGTCGGGCCGGATGCCGCGAATCGGGCCGACATCCGTGAAATCTCCCGACAAGTCGCACGCAACAACAGGGAGGGCGCCCGGGTCCTCGGCGTCGTGCACCTGAAGGACATCGTGAAGGACGGACTCCGCGCGCGGTTCGAGGAGCTCCGCAGCATGGGCATCCGCACGGTCATGATCACGGGCGACAACCCGCTGACAGCCAAGGCGATCGCCGCGGAGGCCGGAGTCGACGACTTCCTCGCCGAGGCCACCCCGGAGGACAAGCTCGCCCTCATCCGACGCGAGCAGGAGGGCGGGCGACTGGTCGCGATGACCGGCGACGGCACGAATGACGCTCCCGCACTCGCGCAGGCGGATGTCGGAGTCGCGATGAACACCGGCACGTCGGCTGCGAAGGAGGCCGGCAACATGGTCGACCTCGACTCGGACCCGACGAAGCTCATCGACATCGTCCGCATCGGCAAGCAGCTGCTGATCACCCGGGGTGCGCTCACCACGTTCTCGTTGGCCAACGATGTCGCGAAGTACTTCGCCATCATCCCCGCCATGTTCATGGGCATCTTCCCCGGGCTCGCGGCGCTCAACGTGATGCAGCTGCACTCCCCGGCATCCGCCGTGACGAGCGCGATCATCTTCAACGCGATCGTGATCGTCTTCCTGATCCCCCTCGCGCTGCGGGGCGTGAAGTACCGGCCGGCGAGCGCCTCGCAGATCCTGCAGCGCAACCTGTTGATCTACGGCCTCGGCGGGGTGGTCGCCCCCTTCGTCGGCATCAAGCTCATCGATCTCCTCATGAGCCTGATCCCCGGCTTCTGA
- a CDS encoding molybdenum cofactor biosynthesis protein MoaE, translating to MNDVRVAALSEELLDLDAHLRAVDDPALGAVTTFIGRVRDNDPDAATPVVGLEYSAHPDAEATLRRIAEEAGADAAAPAVVAVSHRVGRLDVGDAAVVIAVASAHRAEAFEVCRAVIEAIKRDLPVWKRQLESDGSTSWKGIGG from the coding sequence ATGAACGATGTACGAGTGGCGGCGTTGAGTGAGGAGCTCCTCGACCTCGACGCGCATCTGCGAGCGGTCGACGATCCGGCTCTGGGAGCCGTGACGACCTTCATCGGGCGGGTGCGGGACAACGACCCGGATGCCGCCACCCCGGTGGTCGGTCTGGAGTACTCGGCACACCCCGACGCGGAGGCGACTCTGCGGCGGATCGCCGAGGAGGCCGGGGCGGATGCCGCTGCTCCCGCGGTCGTGGCGGTCAGTCATCGTGTCGGTCGTCTCGACGTCGGCGATGCGGCCGTGGTGATCGCGGTGGCCTCTGCCCACCGGGCCGAAGCGTTCGAGGTGTGCCGTGCGGTCATCGAGGCGATCAAGCGCGATCTCCCCGTCTGGAAGCGGCAGCTCGAGTCCGACGGCTCGACGTCGTGGAAGGGCATCGGCGGCTGA
- the kdpA gene encoding potassium-transporting ATPase subunit KdpA yields the protein MDASIWFGILQAIAVVVVLVVLYRPLGDYIAHVYSSPRDLRIERGLYRLIGVDSRAEQTWRAYARSVLAFSLVGFLLVYGLQRLQAFLPASLGLPAVPEGLAFNTAASFVANTNWQSYSPEQTMGYVVQLAGLTVQNFVSAAVGLAIAIALIRGLARRASPTIGNFWVDLTRGLGRLLVPLALIGAVTLLAGGVIQNFGGFTDVTTVSGGTQTLPGGPVASQEAIKLLGTNGGGFFNANSAHPFENPTGWTNLVEILLILVIPFALPRTFGRMIGDHRQGYAIAAVMGMIFLVSTFALSAIELAGRGSAPELAGAALEGKEQRFGILGSTLFGSASTLTSTGAVNSMHDSYTALGGMMPMLNMMLGEVAPGGVGSGLYGMLVLAIIAVFVGGLLVGRTPEYLGKRITPREIKLASLYILVVPTLVLGGTALSFAVPGIREDVESTSILNPGVHGMSEVLYAFTSAANNNGSAFAGLTANTPWFNTALGVAMLLGRFLPIVLVLALAGSLAAQERIPSTTGTLPTHRPQFVGLLVAVTVIVTALTYFPVLALGPLAEGLI from the coding sequence ATGGACGCGTCGATCTGGTTCGGCATCCTGCAGGCCATCGCCGTCGTGGTCGTGCTCGTCGTGCTGTATCGCCCCCTCGGCGACTACATCGCCCACGTCTACTCGTCTCCGCGCGATCTCCGCATCGAACGCGGCCTGTACCGCCTCATCGGCGTCGACTCCCGCGCGGAGCAGACCTGGCGCGCATACGCACGAAGCGTCCTCGCCTTCTCACTGGTGGGCTTCCTTCTCGTCTACGGACTGCAACGACTGCAGGCGTTCCTGCCCGCCTCGCTCGGCCTGCCCGCCGTGCCCGAGGGGCTCGCGTTCAACACCGCGGCGTCGTTCGTCGCCAATACGAACTGGCAGTCCTACTCGCCCGAGCAGACGATGGGCTACGTCGTTCAGCTCGCCGGCCTCACCGTGCAGAACTTCGTCTCCGCAGCGGTCGGCCTCGCGATCGCGATCGCGCTGATCCGCGGCCTCGCACGCCGTGCCTCACCGACGATCGGGAACTTCTGGGTCGATCTGACCCGCGGCCTCGGACGCCTGCTCGTCCCGCTCGCGCTGATCGGCGCGGTGACGCTCCTCGCCGGCGGGGTCATTCAGAACTTCGGCGGATTCACCGACGTCACCACGGTCTCCGGCGGAACGCAGACTCTCCCGGGCGGCCCGGTCGCCTCGCAGGAGGCGATCAAGCTCCTCGGCACGAACGGCGGCGGGTTCTTCAACGCCAACTCCGCCCACCCCTTCGAGAACCCGACCGGCTGGACGAACCTCGTCGAGATCCTGCTGATCCTCGTGATCCCGTTCGCCCTTCCCCGCACGTTCGGCCGCATGATCGGCGACCACCGCCAGGGCTATGCGATCGCCGCGGTCATGGGCATGATCTTCCTCGTCTCGACCTTTGCACTGTCGGCCATCGAGCTGGCCGGCCGAGGCAGCGCCCCGGAACTCGCGGGAGCGGCTCTGGAGGGCAAGGAGCAGCGCTTCGGCATCCTCGGCTCCACCCTCTTCGGCAGCGCCAGCACGCTCACCTCGACCGGCGCCGTCAACTCGATGCACGACTCGTACACGGCTCTCGGCGGCATGATGCCGATGCTGAACATGATGCTCGGCGAGGTCGCTCCCGGCGGGGTCGGCTCCGGCCTGTACGGGATGCTGGTGCTGGCGATCATCGCGGTGTTCGTCGGTGGCCTGCTCGTCGGACGCACCCCGGAGTACCTCGGCAAGCGGATCACACCGCGTGAGATCAAGCTCGCCAGCCTCTACATCCTCGTGGTGCCGACCCTCGTCCTCGGGGGCACGGCATTGAGTTTCGCGGTGCCGGGCATCCGCGAAGACGTCGAGTCGACGAGCATCCTCAATCCAGGTGTGCACGGGATGAGTGAAGTGCTCTACGCGTTCACCTCGGCCGCGAACAACAACGGCTCGGCATTCGCCGGCCTCACCGCGAACACCCCGTGGTTCAACACCGCACTGGGTGTCGCGATGCTCCTCGGCCGATTCCTGCCGATCGTGCTCGTGCTGGCGCTGGCGGGCTCCCTCGCCGCGCAGGAGCGCATCCCCTCCACCACGGGCACCCTCCCCACCCATCGGCCGCAGTTCGTCGGCCTGCTCGTCGCCGTGACCGTGATCGTCACCGCACTCACCTATTTCCCCGTGCTCGCGCTGGGCCCCCTCGCTGAAGGACTCATCTGA
- a CDS encoding molybdopterin-dependent oxidoreductase: MAQRSGKRFIVWAALAGVISGAVFLAAAELFALLFARAASPVLAVGGFVIDIVPQPFKEFAIATFGEYDKIALLAGLGLAVFIASAIAGVLQLLRPPLGVVALVIAGVLSTAAIVTRAGVTALAFLPPVLGTIAGCVILLFLVRRLRAWRAATTLAVQSDDDAVTDTTDKTDTTDAPVDPAARTGFDRRRFFMLAAISGASAVIVGITARTVSMAVSSVEAIRGALKLPAAKTTVTVPSGAELDIPGLSPLFTPNKDFYRVDTALTVPTIDPETWRLVIDGMVDERVELSFQDILDMGLDEYAITLTCVSNEVGGELVGNAIWLGVPLRDVLAKAGPKSGADMVLSRSVDGYTASTPLAALTDDGLDAILAVAMNGEPLPLEHGFPVRMVVPGLYGYVSATKWLTELKVTTFADDEAYWTPRGYSAEAPIKFSSRLDTPSIGEAVPAGRIPLAGVAWAQSVGIERVEVRIDEGEWTPATMSTPINDDTWVQWFMEWDATPGTHYVAVRAVNKDGDLQIEERAPIAPNGSSGWQRSLIRVT, from the coding sequence ATGGCCCAGCGCAGCGGGAAACGATTCATCGTATGGGCGGCTCTCGCGGGCGTGATCAGCGGCGCCGTGTTCCTCGCGGCCGCGGAGTTGTTCGCGCTGCTGTTCGCGCGGGCGGCGAGTCCCGTCCTCGCGGTGGGTGGGTTCGTGATCGACATCGTGCCTCAGCCGTTCAAGGAGTTCGCGATCGCGACCTTCGGCGAGTACGACAAGATCGCCCTTCTGGCCGGTCTCGGACTGGCCGTGTTCATCGCCTCCGCGATCGCCGGCGTGTTGCAGCTGCTGCGTCCGCCGCTCGGCGTCGTCGCACTGGTCATCGCGGGAGTGCTCTCGACGGCGGCGATCGTGACCCGCGCCGGAGTGACAGCTCTCGCCTTCCTCCCGCCTGTTCTCGGCACGATCGCCGGGTGCGTCATCCTCCTGTTCCTCGTCCGGCGCCTGCGGGCATGGCGGGCGGCGACGACCCTCGCAGTCCAGAGCGACGACGACGCGGTGACCGACACCACCGACAAGACCGACACCACCGATGCGCCGGTAGACCCGGCTGCGCGGACCGGGTTCGACCGTCGCCGCTTCTTCATGCTGGCAGCCATCTCCGGAGCATCCGCGGTGATCGTCGGTATCACGGCGCGCACAGTGAGCATGGCGGTGTCGTCGGTCGAGGCGATCCGCGGCGCTCTCAAGCTCCCGGCGGCCAAGACGACCGTGACGGTCCCGTCCGGTGCCGAGCTCGACATCCCGGGATTGAGCCCGCTGTTCACCCCGAACAAGGACTTCTACCGTGTCGACACGGCACTGACGGTCCCCACGATCGATCCGGAGACCTGGCGACTGGTCATCGACGGCATGGTCGACGAGCGCGTCGAGCTGTCGTTCCAGGACATCCTCGACATGGGCCTCGACGAATACGCGATCACGCTCACCTGCGTCTCGAACGAGGTGGGCGGAGAGCTGGTCGGCAACGCGATATGGCTCGGTGTGCCGTTGCGCGATGTGCTGGCCAAGGCCGGACCGAAGTCGGGCGCCGACATGGTGCTGTCCCGCAGCGTCGACGGGTACACCGCGAGCACGCCACTGGCGGCACTCACGGACGACGGACTCGACGCGATCCTCGCCGTCGCCATGAACGGAGAGCCGTTGCCCCTCGAGCACGGTTTCCCGGTGCGCATGGTGGTGCCGGGTCTGTACGGCTACGTGTCGGCGACGAAGTGGCTCACCGAGTTGAAGGTCACCACGTTCGCCGATGACGAGGCCTACTGGACACCGCGCGGCTACAGCGCGGAGGCGCCGATCAAGTTCTCCTCGCGACTCGACACTCCGAGCATCGGCGAGGCGGTTCCGGCGGGCCGCATTCCGCTCGCCGGGGTCGCATGGGCGCAGTCTGTGGGCATCGAACGCGTCGAGGTGCGCATCGACGAAGGGGAATGGACGCCCGCGACGATGTCGACGCCGATCAACGACGACACCTGGGTGCAGTGGTTCATGGAATGGGACGCGACGCCTGGCACCCACTACGTCGCCGTTCGCGCGGTCAACAAAGACGGCGACCTCCAGATCGAGGAGCGTGCGCCCATCGCGCCGAACGGTTCCTCCGGATGGCAGCGTTCGCTCATCCGGGTCACCTGA
- the moaC gene encoding cyclic pyranopterin monophosphate synthase MoaC produces the protein MSFPHLDSAGRAHMVDVTAKQPTVRTATARGFVRCSTEVITALRDGTAPKGDVLAVARIAGIQAAKSTPALLPLAHVIGVHRASVELDIVDDGVLIEATVGTADRTGVEMEALTAVSVTALAVVDMIKGIDRSVVIEDVRIVAKSGGRSGDWVRPGEPESRMDAAAAASEEPR, from the coding sequence ATGAGCTTCCCGCACCTGGATTCCGCCGGCCGCGCGCACATGGTCGATGTCACCGCGAAGCAGCCGACCGTCCGCACCGCGACTGCGCGCGGCTTCGTGCGCTGCAGCACCGAGGTGATCACGGCACTCCGCGACGGCACGGCCCCCAAGGGCGACGTTCTGGCGGTCGCCCGTATCGCCGGCATCCAGGCGGCGAAGTCGACCCCCGCGCTGCTTCCCCTCGCGCACGTGATCGGCGTGCACCGCGCGAGCGTCGAGCTCGACATCGTCGACGACGGTGTGCTCATCGAGGCGACCGTCGGAACCGCCGACCGCACCGGCGTCGAGATGGAAGCCCTCACCGCCGTGTCGGTGACCGCGCTCGCCGTCGTCGACATGATCAAGGGCATCGATCGCTCGGTCGTCATCGAAGACGTCCGCATCGTGGCGAAGTCCGGCGGGCGTTCGGGAGACTGGGTCCGCCCCGGCGAGCCCGAGAGCCGGATGGATGCTGCCGCCGCGGCATCCGAGGAACCGCGATGA
- the glp gene encoding gephyrin-like molybdotransferase Glp has protein sequence MNTLRTVEDQLARVLDAVRVLPGETRPVRDAAGRTLAHSATAAHDIPPFDNSAMDGFAVRAADVATASEENPVRLRVIADLPAGVSTDPPLDEGEAARIMTGSPTPTAADTIVPFEDTVGGLADSLGEVTVLRSPAKPNAFVRRRGADLQQGDEVVPAGERLGAFQLAAAVAAGISEVAVTRAPRVAVISTGSELLTPGEPPARGRIPDSNGPLLAQLVTDADAEVVLVARMPDDADAVRTVTADAVARGVDVIVFTGGVSAGAYEPVRGAFDGGGQVEFAPVAMQPGKPQAFGVLTSGALVFGLPGNPVSVAVSFEVFVRPALLALQGRADIHRPRAPFTADTAWTTPPGRRQYLPAVVDLAAGTVRPATAGGSGSHLAGGLARAHAFAIVPADIAAVAVGDVIDVMLVG, from the coding sequence ATGAACACGCTCCGCACGGTCGAAGACCAGCTTGCTCGCGTCCTCGACGCCGTCCGCGTCCTCCCCGGCGAGACGCGACCGGTACGGGATGCCGCGGGAAGGACCCTCGCGCACTCGGCGACCGCAGCCCACGACATCCCACCCTTCGACAACTCCGCGATGGACGGCTTCGCCGTGCGAGCGGCGGACGTGGCCACGGCATCCGAAGAGAATCCAGTCAGGTTGCGCGTCATCGCCGATCTTCCCGCCGGGGTCTCGACCGACCCGCCGCTCGACGAGGGGGAAGCCGCCCGCATCATGACCGGCTCCCCGACTCCGACGGCTGCCGACACGATCGTGCCGTTCGAAGACACCGTCGGCGGTCTCGCCGACTCGCTCGGCGAGGTGACCGTTCTCCGCTCCCCCGCGAAGCCGAACGCCTTCGTGCGTCGACGCGGCGCGGATCTGCAGCAGGGCGACGAGGTGGTGCCCGCGGGTGAACGCCTCGGCGCCTTCCAGCTCGCAGCAGCCGTGGCTGCAGGCATCTCCGAAGTCGCCGTCACTCGCGCGCCGCGCGTGGCCGTGATCTCTACCGGGAGCGAGCTGCTCACCCCCGGCGAGCCGCCGGCGCGCGGTCGCATCCCGGACTCGAACGGCCCCCTGCTCGCCCAGCTGGTGACGGATGCCGATGCCGAGGTCGTCCTCGTCGCCCGCATGCCCGACGATGCCGATGCTGTCAGGACCGTCACCGCCGATGCCGTCGCCCGCGGTGTCGACGTCATCGTGTTCACGGGCGGCGTGAGCGCAGGCGCCTATGAACCGGTGCGCGGAGCATTCGATGGTGGCGGCCAGGTGGAGTTCGCGCCCGTCGCGATGCAGCCCGGCAAACCGCAGGCGTTCGGGGTGCTGACATCGGGCGCCCTGGTCTTCGGTCTCCCCGGCAATCCCGTCAGCGTGGCCGTCTCCTTCGAGGTGTTCGTACGCCCGGCCCTCCTCGCCCTGCAGGGCCGCGCCGACATCCACCGCCCGCGCGCGCCGTTCACCGCCGACACCGCGTGGACCACGCCCCCGGGACGCCGCCAGTACCTGCCGGCCGTCGTCGATCTCGCCGCCGGTACCGTACGACCAGCGACCGCCGGCGGATCGGGTTCACACCTGGCCGGGGGCCTCGCCCGTGCGCACGCATTCGCGATCGTGCCGGCGGACATCGCTGCCGTTGCCGTCGGCGACGTGATCGATGTCATGCTGGTCGGATGA
- a CDS encoding MoaD/ThiS family protein, producing MTRVRYFAAAAEAAGVDQEERGERSLSALRAAVVAEHPALADILPRCAVMIDGVRADDDRPLDDAQLIDVLPPFAGG from the coding sequence ATGACCCGCGTGCGCTACTTCGCGGCAGCGGCCGAAGCCGCCGGCGTGGATCAGGAGGAACGCGGCGAGCGCTCGCTCTCCGCCCTCCGTGCCGCCGTCGTCGCGGAGCATCCGGCCCTCGCCGACATCCTGCCGCGCTGCGCGGTGATGATCGACGGTGTGCGGGCGGACGACGACCGCCCCCTCGACGACGCGCAGCTCATCGATGTCCTCCCGCCCTTCGCCGGCGGTTGA
- a CDS encoding potassium-transporting ATPase subunit F, whose translation MIVFEIAAAALAVAAVVYLVVALVAPERF comes from the coding sequence GTGATCGTCTTCGAGATCGCCGCCGCCGCCCTCGCGGTCGCCGCCGTCGTCTACCTCGTGGTCGCTCTCGTCGCGCCGGAGCGGTTCTGA
- a CDS encoding GTP pyrophosphokinase family protein, which yields MTSLQVTEDAINEARELRDEFQRFLREYEFGMREVETKISILRDEFTHDHAYNPIEHVKSRLKTPDSIVEKIARKGIAEPDFERIRAEITDIAGVRVTCSFVADVYRLFDLLTAQDDVTVRTVKDYIASPKENGYKSLHAIIEVPVFLSTGALTVPVEVQFRTIAMDFWASLEHKIYYKFSNRVPSHLVDSLTEAADAAAELDSRMERLHREAHGTPHATLAPPPPPHIVEV from the coding sequence ATGACGTCGCTGCAGGTCACCGAGGATGCGATCAACGAGGCCCGTGAACTGCGTGACGAGTTCCAGCGTTTCCTGCGCGAGTACGAGTTCGGGATGCGCGAGGTCGAGACGAAGATCTCGATCCTTCGTGACGAGTTCACCCACGATCACGCGTACAACCCGATCGAGCACGTCAAGAGTCGGCTGAAGACGCCGGACAGCATCGTGGAGAAGATCGCGCGCAAGGGCATCGCGGAGCCCGACTTCGAACGCATCCGCGCCGAGATCACCGACATCGCGGGGGTGCGGGTGACGTGCAGCTTCGTCGCCGACGTGTACCGGCTCTTCGATCTCCTCACCGCTCAGGACGATGTCACGGTGCGGACGGTGAAGGACTACATCGCCTCGCCGAAGGAGAACGGCTACAAGAGCCTGCACGCCATCATCGAGGTGCCGGTGTTCCTGTCGACCGGTGCGCTGACGGTGCCGGTCGAAGTGCAGTTCCGCACCATCGCGATGGACTTCTGGGCCAGCCTCGAGCACAAGATCTACTACAAGTTCTCGAACCGCGTCCCCTCCCACCTCGTCGACAGCCTGACCGAGGCCGCGGATGCCGCCGCCGAGCTCGACAGCCGCATGGAGCGCCTGCACCGCGAGGCCCACGGCACGCCGCACGCAACCCTCGCTCCGCCACCCCCGCCGCACATCGTCGAGGTCTGA
- a CDS encoding HesA/MoeB/ThiF family protein produces MHPLVAPAPALEPTELIRTARHAVLTGIGEEGQRRLAAARVTVIGAGGLGSPALLALAAAGIGSLTVIDDDHVELTNLQRQLAHRVEDIGTAKTASAARAITALSPTTVVTQLPERLDTTNAERLLAGADVVVDTSDSFATRRDVAAATETLGLPLVWGAVQEWHAQVTVFWSNPPEGEPVVLTDLFPLGTEGEPPSCAQVGVLGALCVQVGGMLATEVVKLLTGAGTPLLGRLAVIDALSARQHEIAIRPAAAAPA; encoded by the coding sequence ATGCATCCTCTCGTCGCGCCGGCCCCGGCGCTGGAGCCGACCGAGCTCATCCGCACCGCCCGGCACGCGGTCCTCACCGGGATCGGCGAAGAAGGGCAGCGCCGGTTGGCGGCCGCACGAGTCACCGTCATCGGCGCCGGCGGTCTCGGATCGCCCGCCCTGCTCGCCCTCGCCGCGGCCGGCATCGGCTCACTCACCGTGATCGACGACGACCACGTCGAGCTCACGAATCTGCAGCGCCAGCTCGCGCATCGCGTCGAAGACATCGGCACGGCGAAGACCGCTTCGGCCGCGCGCGCCATCACGGCACTCTCCCCGACCACCGTGGTCACCCAGCTCCCGGAGCGCCTCGACACCACCAACGCCGAGCGTCTGCTTGCGGGCGCCGACGTCGTGGTCGACACCAGCGACTCGTTCGCGACGCGTCGCGATGTCGCCGCCGCCACTGAAACGCTGGGGCTCCCCCTGGTCTGGGGTGCCGTGCAGGAATGGCACGCCCAGGTCACCGTCTTCTGGTCGAATCCACCCGAGGGCGAGCCGGTCGTGCTGACGGACCTCTTTCCCCTCGGCACGGAGGGAGAGCCACCGAGCTGCGCCCAGGTCGGCGTGCTCGGAGCGCTGTGCGTGCAGGTCGGCGGGATGCTGGCCACCGAAGTCGTGAAACTCCTCACCGGCGCGGGCACGCCTCTGCTCGGTCGGCTCGCGGTGATCGACGCCCTCTCGGCACGCCAGCACGAGATCGCGATCCGCCCCGCCGCGGCGGCACCCGCATGA